From a region of the Stenotrophomonas sp. BIO128-Bstrain genome:
- the ctaD gene encoding cytochrome c oxidase subunit I — protein sequence MAHSAVDHDGHHGHQQGFFERWFFSTNHKDIGTLYLLFSFIMFIIGAAMSVIIRAELAQPGLQFVKPEFFNQMTTVHALVMIFGGVMPAFVGLANWMIPLQIGAPDMALPRMNNWSFWLLPVAFSLLLLTLFLPGGAPAGGWTLYPPLSLQGGYNVAFSVFAIHVAGISSIMGAINIIATVLNMRAPGIDLLKMPIFCWAWLITAFLLIAVMPVLAGAVTMLLTDKFFGTSFFNAAGGGDPVMYQHIFWFFGHPEVYIMILPAFGVVSEIIPTFSRKPLFGYQAMVYAIAAIAFLSFIVWAHHMFTVGMPLGGEIYFMFATMLISIPTGVKVFNWVSTMWRGSLTFEAPMLWAVAFVILFTIGGFSGLMLAIVVADFQYHDTYFVVAHFHYVLVTGAVFGLIAAVYYWWPKWTGRMYSETWAKVHFWWSIVFVNLLFFPQHFLGLAGMPRRIPDYSVAFADWNLISSIGAFGMFVTPFMMAAILWHSLRHGAKAADRCWEGARGLEWTIPSPAPAHTFTTPPTIRPGDLAHDDITH from the coding sequence ATGGCGCATTCCGCAGTTGACCACGACGGGCATCACGGGCATCAGCAGGGGTTCTTCGAGCGTTGGTTCTTCTCGACCAACCACAAGGACATCGGCACGCTCTACCTGCTTTTCAGCTTCATCATGTTCATCATCGGTGCGGCGATGAGCGTGATCATCCGCGCTGAGCTGGCGCAACCGGGCCTGCAGTTCGTCAAGCCCGAGTTCTTCAACCAGATGACCACCGTGCATGCGCTGGTGATGATCTTCGGTGGCGTGATGCCGGCCTTCGTCGGCCTGGCCAACTGGATGATCCCGCTGCAGATCGGCGCGCCGGACATGGCGCTGCCGCGCATGAACAACTGGTCGTTCTGGCTGCTGCCGGTGGCCTTCAGCCTGCTGCTGCTGACCCTGTTCCTGCCCGGCGGCGCACCGGCCGGTGGCTGGACGTTGTATCCGCCGCTGTCGCTGCAGGGCGGCTACAACGTCGCCTTCAGCGTGTTCGCCATCCACGTGGCCGGCATCAGCTCGATCATGGGCGCGATCAACATCATCGCCACCGTGCTCAACATGCGCGCCCCCGGCATCGATCTGCTGAAGATGCCGATCTTCTGCTGGGCCTGGCTGATCACCGCGTTCCTGCTGATCGCGGTGATGCCGGTGCTCGCCGGCGCGGTGACGATGCTGCTCACCGACAAGTTCTTCGGCACCAGCTTCTTCAACGCCGCCGGTGGCGGTGACCCGGTGATGTACCAGCACATCTTCTGGTTCTTCGGGCACCCGGAGGTCTACATCATGATCCTGCCGGCGTTCGGCGTGGTCAGCGAGATCATCCCCACCTTCAGCCGCAAGCCGCTGTTCGGTTACCAGGCCATGGTCTACGCGATCGCCGCGATCGCCTTCCTGTCCTTCATCGTATGGGCCCACCACATGTTCACCGTGGGCATGCCGCTGGGCGGCGAAATCTACTTCATGTTCGCCACGATGCTCATCTCCATCCCGACCGGGGTGAAGGTGTTCAACTGGGTCAGCACGATGTGGCGTGGCTCGCTCACTTTCGAAGCGCCAATGCTGTGGGCGGTGGCCTTCGTCATCCTGTTCACCATCGGTGGCTTCTCCGGCCTGATGCTGGCGATCGTGGTGGCCGACTTCCAGTACCACGACACCTATTTCGTGGTCGCGCACTTCCACTACGTGCTGGTCACCGGCGCGGTGTTCGGGTTGATCGCCGCGGTGTACTACTGGTGGCCCAAGTGGACCGGGCGCATGTACAGCGAAACCTGGGCCAAGGTGCACTTCTGGTGGTCGATCGTGTTCGTGAACCTGCTGTTCTTCCCGCAGCACTTCCTCGGCCTGGCCGGCATGCCGCGGCGTATTCCGGATTACAGCGTGGCCTTCGCCGACTGGAACCTGATCAGTTCGATCGGTGCGTTCGGCATGTTCGTCACGCCCTTCATGATGGCCGCGATCCTGTGGCACTCCCTGCGCCACGGCGCGAAGGCCGCCGATCGCTGCTGGGAAGGCGCACGTGGCCTGGAGTGGACGATCCCGTCGCCCGCACCGGCGCATACGTTCACCACGCCGCCGACCATCCGTCCGGGTGACCTGGCGCATGACGACATCACCCATTGA
- the coxB gene encoding cytochrome c oxidase subunit II, whose product MKQCRKWGRTFGKSVLSGAALLAPAMAWAQAADPKPWQLNMGKGVTQSSRLAWESNLFSLWVCTVIGVLVFGALFYAIFKFRKSKGAVAATFSHNTKAEVIWTVIPVIILVVMAWPATANLIKFYDTRDSEMTVKVTGYQWMWKYEYLGENVSFTSRLDRESDRVRQSGVVPTRDSHPHYLLDVDNRLVLPVDTKVRFVITSDDVIHAWWVPALGWKQDAIPGFINEAWTNIEQPGVYRGQCAELCGKDHGFMPIVVEAVSKDDYQKWLASKKPAPAPAPEAAPAPAPAPAVPAEATPSPASEPAAAATDSNA is encoded by the coding sequence ATGAAGCAATGCAGAAAGTGGGGCAGGACGTTCGGGAAGTCAGTGTTGAGCGGGGCCGCGCTGCTGGCGCCGGCCATGGCGTGGGCCCAGGCGGCCGACCCCAAACCGTGGCAATTGAACATGGGCAAGGGGGTGACCCAGAGCTCGCGGTTGGCGTGGGAGTCCAACCTGTTTTCGCTGTGGGTCTGTACCGTGATCGGGGTGCTGGTATTCGGCGCGCTGTTCTACGCGATCTTCAAGTTCCGCAAATCCAAGGGCGCGGTCGCCGCCACCTTCAGCCACAACACCAAGGCCGAGGTCATCTGGACCGTGATCCCGGTGATCATCCTGGTGGTGATGGCCTGGCCGGCCACGGCCAATCTGATCAAGTTCTACGACACCCGCGATTCGGAAATGACCGTCAAGGTCACCGGATATCAGTGGATGTGGAAGTACGAATACCTCGGCGAGAACGTCAGCTTCACCAGCCGCCTGGACCGTGAGTCCGACCGTGTCCGCCAGAGTGGCGTGGTGCCGACCCGCGACAGCCATCCGCATTACCTGCTGGATGTCGACAACCGCCTGGTACTGCCGGTCGATACCAAGGTGCGCTTCGTAATCACCTCCGACGACGTCATCCATGCATGGTGGGTGCCGGCGCTGGGCTGGAAGCAGGATGCGATTCCCGGCTTCATCAACGAGGCCTGGACCAACATCGAGCAGCCCGGCGTGTACCGCGGTCAGTGCGCCGAACTGTGTGGCAAGGATCACGGCTTCATGCCGATCGTGGTCGAGGCGGTCTCCAAGGACGATTACCAGAAATGGCTCGCCTCCAAGAAGCCTGCGCCGGCCCCTGCACCGGAGGCTGCCCCGGCACCGGCACCGGCGCCGGCGGTCCCGGCCGAGGCCACTCCGTCACCGGCCAGCGAGCCGGCCGCGGCAGCAACAGACAGCAACGCCTGA
- a CDS encoding DUF2244 domain-containing protein: MIEVLIAPDGSGTQLRLRPPRALDARQFVLLFAVLAGVMWLAAGLGWFTGNVFAPVFALLYSVLLAVALRTVWRSGERQEEIRVVPACVEVIPAPGHSPVFSAHPHWVRLIADERRVRLASSGRQVDVGSFLAPAERQVLAQKLEGLLAATDGRNRRR, translated from the coding sequence ATGATCGAGGTGCTCATCGCTCCGGACGGATCAGGGACGCAACTGCGGCTGCGTCCCCCACGGGCGCTCGATGCCCGGCAGTTCGTCCTGTTGTTTGCAGTGTTGGCGGGGGTGATGTGGCTGGCGGCCGGCCTGGGCTGGTTCACCGGCAACGTATTCGCCCCCGTGTTTGCTCTGCTGTACAGCGTGTTGCTGGCAGTGGCGCTGCGCACGGTGTGGCGCAGTGGAGAACGGCAGGAAGAGATCCGGGTAGTGCCGGCGTGCGTGGAAGTGATTCCCGCACCCGGGCATTCGCCGGTGTTCAGCGCCCACCCGCACTGGGTGAGGCTGATCGCCGACGAACGCAGAGTCCGGCTGGCATCCAGCGGTAGGCAGGTGGACGTGGGGAGCTTCCTCGCACCGGCCGAACGCCAGGTACTGGCTCAGAAACTAGAAGGCTTGCTCGCGGCCACTGACGGCCGCAACCGACGACGCTAA
- the putA gene encoding bifunctional proline dehydrogenase/L-glutamate gamma-semialdehyde dehydrogenase PutA: MTASSVLPPAPASSGAARPPLLSPELPAVPNAFRQAITDAWLKNEATHVRELLEQARLPAAEQARVQATAADLVKRVRVRAQDQGAIEAFMRQYDLGSEEGVLLMCVAEALLRIPDQETADKLIRDKLGDADWKKHMGGSDSVLVNASTWGLMLTGRLVQINDATRADVPGAFKRLIGRVGEPVIRLAVRQAMKIMGHQFVMGRTIDEALSRSHKGDNASYRYSFDMLGEGALTMKDAKRYLEDYRRAIHSIGGDHKARGGRPDGDVNSAPGISIKLSALYPRYEHAKRARVMADLVPGVLELAQLAKSYGIGCTVDAEETDRLELSLDIIETVVSDASLAGWEGFGVVVQSYQKRTLYTIDYLADLARRIGRRLQVRLVKGAYWDAEIKRAQIEGLPAYPVFTRKQNTDVSYLACAKRLFTHSDAIYPMFATHNAHTIAAVQAIAKGGQYEHQKLHGMGDDLYAEVVPADRLNVPCRVYAPVGSHEDLLPYLVRRLLENGANSSFVNRITDENVAIDDLIRDPVEVVSSFASIPHPKIPLPVDLLRSQNHDRKNSMGVNLANDNDLRALAEQLNAAVPAPGKSGWHAAPLVPGANPSAALLNVTNPADTRQVVGQWQPADSATVEKALANAVAAQPAWNRTPAASRAAILEHAADQLEARLPEFMALCVKEAGKSLPDGIAEVREAVDFLRYYAKQAREQFGHAEKLPSPTGESNELQLHGRGVFVCISPWNFPLAIFLGQVSAALAAGNSVIAKPAEQTNLIGYYAVKLLLDAGVPEGVVQFLPGDGATVGAALTADPRVAGVAFTGSTDTARAINRAMAARDAAIGVLIAETGGQNAFIADSSALPEQLVKDAIGSAFTSAGQRCSAARVLFVQDDIADKVMTMLSGAMAELKVGDPGLLSTDVGPVIDADALQILKDHAVRMEKEARLIAAASLSDEAAHGTFFAPRAYELKNLDQLHREIFGPVLHVIRWKGDQLDAVIDQINATGYGLTLGVHSRIDETVDRISSRINVGNVYVNRNQIGAVVGVQPFGGQGLSGTGPKAGGPHYLLRFATEKTVTVNTTAAGGNASLLTLGD, encoded by the coding sequence ATGACTGCATCCTCTGTCCTTCCCCCTGCCCCGGCATCGTCCGGCGCCGCCCGCCCGCCGCTGCTCTCTCCTGAGCTGCCGGCCGTTCCCAACGCGTTCCGCCAGGCGATCACCGATGCCTGGTTGAAGAACGAGGCCACCCATGTGCGCGAGCTGCTGGAGCAGGCGCGCCTTCCCGCCGCCGAACAGGCCAGGGTGCAGGCCACCGCCGCCGACCTGGTCAAGCGGGTGCGCGTGCGTGCCCAGGACCAGGGCGCGATCGAAGCCTTCATGCGCCAGTACGATCTGGGCAGCGAGGAAGGCGTGCTGCTGATGTGCGTGGCCGAAGCGCTGCTGCGCATTCCGGACCAGGAGACGGCCGACAAGCTGATCCGCGACAAGCTCGGCGATGCGGACTGGAAGAAGCACATGGGCGGCAGCGACTCGGTGCTGGTAAACGCCTCCACCTGGGGCCTGATGCTGACCGGCCGCCTGGTCCAGATCAACGATGCCACCCGCGCCGATGTGCCGGGCGCGTTCAAGCGCCTGATCGGTCGCGTGGGTGAGCCGGTGATCCGCCTGGCAGTGCGCCAGGCGATGAAGATCATGGGCCACCAGTTCGTCATGGGCCGCACCATCGACGAAGCGCTGTCGCGCTCGCACAAGGGCGACAACGCCAGCTACCGCTATTCGTTCGACATGCTCGGCGAAGGCGCGCTGACCATGAAGGACGCCAAGCGTTACCTGGAGGATTACCGTCGCGCGATCCACTCGATCGGCGGTGACCACAAGGCACGCGGCGGCCGCCCGGACGGCGATGTCAATTCGGCACCGGGCATCTCGATCAAGCTCTCCGCGCTGTACCCGCGCTACGAGCATGCCAAGCGCGCACGCGTGATGGCCGACCTGGTGCCGGGCGTACTGGAACTGGCTCAGCTGGCCAAGTCCTACGGCATCGGCTGCACCGTCGATGCCGAAGAGACCGACCGCCTGGAGCTGTCGCTGGACATCATCGAGACGGTGGTCAGCGATGCCTCGCTCGCCGGCTGGGAAGGCTTCGGCGTGGTCGTGCAGTCGTACCAGAAGCGCACGCTGTACACGATCGACTACCTGGCCGATCTGGCCCGCCGCATCGGTCGTCGCCTGCAGGTGCGCCTGGTCAAGGGCGCGTACTGGGATGCGGAGATCAAGCGCGCGCAGATCGAGGGCCTGCCGGCCTACCCGGTGTTCACCCGCAAGCAGAACACCGACGTCTCCTACCTGGCCTGTGCCAAGCGTCTGTTCACGCACAGCGATGCGATCTACCCGATGTTCGCCACGCACAACGCGCACACCATCGCAGCGGTGCAGGCGATTGCCAAGGGCGGCCAGTACGAGCACCAGAAGCTGCACGGCATGGGCGATGACCTGTATGCCGAAGTGGTGCCGGCCGACCGTCTGAACGTACCGTGCCGCGTGTACGCGCCGGTCGGTTCGCATGAAGACCTGCTGCCGTACCTGGTGCGCCGCCTGCTCGAAAACGGCGCCAATTCCAGCTTCGTCAACCGCATCACCGACGAGAACGTGGCCATCGACGACCTGATCCGCGATCCGGTGGAAGTGGTCTCCTCGTTCGCGTCCATCCCGCATCCGAAAATCCCGCTGCCGGTCGATCTGCTGCGCAGCCAGAACCATGACAGGAAGAACTCCATGGGCGTCAATCTCGCCAACGACAACGATCTGCGCGCTCTGGCCGAGCAGCTCAACGCGGCCGTGCCCGCGCCGGGTAAGAGCGGGTGGCATGCCGCGCCGCTGGTGCCCGGTGCCAACCCGAGCGCTGCGCTGTTGAACGTGACCAACCCGGCCGACACCCGCCAGGTCGTCGGCCAGTGGCAGCCGGCCGACAGTGCCACCGTGGAGAAGGCCCTGGCCAACGCCGTGGCCGCGCAGCCGGCCTGGAACCGCACCCCGGCCGCCAGCCGCGCCGCGATCCTGGAACACGCGGCGGACCAGCTCGAAGCGCGCCTGCCGGAGTTCATGGCACTGTGCGTCAAGGAAGCTGGCAAGAGCCTGCCCGACGGTATTGCCGAAGTGCGCGAAGCGGTCGACTTCCTGCGCTATTACGCCAAGCAGGCACGCGAGCAGTTCGGCCATGCCGAAAAGCTGCCGAGCCCGACCGGTGAATCCAACGAACTGCAGCTGCATGGCCGCGGTGTGTTCGTCTGCATCAGCCCGTGGAACTTCCCGCTGGCGATCTTCCTGGGCCAGGTCAGCGCCGCGCTCGCCGCAGGCAACAGCGTGATCGCCAAGCCGGCCGAACAGACCAACCTGATCGGCTACTACGCGGTGAAGCTGCTGCTCGACGCCGGCGTGCCCGAAGGCGTTGTGCAGTTCCTGCCGGGCGACGGTGCGACCGTTGGCGCTGCCCTGACCGCCGACCCGCGCGTGGCCGGCGTGGCCTTCACCGGCTCGACCGATACCGCCCGTGCGATCAACCGTGCGATGGCCGCGCGCGACGCCGCGATCGGTGTGCTGATCGCCGAAACCGGCGGCCAGAACGCCTTCATCGCCGACTCCTCGGCGCTGCCGGAGCAGCTGGTCAAGGATGCGATCGGGTCGGCCTTCACCTCGGCCGGCCAGCGCTGCTCGGCCGCGCGCGTGCTGTTCGTGCAGGACGACATTGCCGACAAGGTGATGACCATGCTGTCCGGCGCGATGGCCGAGCTGAAGGTCGGTGACCCGGGCCTGCTCTCCACGGACGTCGGCCCGGTGATCGATGCCGATGCCCTGCAGATCCTCAAGGACCATGCCGTGCGCATGGAGAAGGAAGCGCGCCTGATCGCCGCCGCCTCGCTGAGCGACGAAGCGGCACACGGCACCTTCTTCGCACCGCGTGCTTACGAGCTGAAGAACCTTGACCAGCTGCACAGGGAAATCTTCGGGCCGGTGCTGCACGTGATCCGCTGGAAGGGCGACCAGCTCGATGCGGTGATCGACCAGATCAACGCCACCGGCTACGGCCTCACCCTGGGCGTGCATTCGCGCATCGATGAAACCGTGGACCGCATCTCCTCGCGCATCAACGTGGGCAACGTGTACGTCAACCGCAACCAGATCGGCGCGGTGGTCGGCGTGCAGCCGTTCGGCGGCCAGGGCCTGTCCGGCACCGGCCCGAAAGCCGGCGGCCCGCACTACCTGCTGCGCTTCGCCACCGAGAAGACCGTCACCGTGAACACCACGGCAGCCGGCGGCAATGCCTCGCTGCTGACCCTGGGCGACTGA
- a CDS encoding outer membrane protein transport protein — MHTASTLARVTALAVGIAGVLAVGHVHAAAFQLKENSAKGLGRAFAGSGSAAGDASIMAVNPAGMRQLEGMQVQGDLSAISFSAKFKGTGRKPTGQPQTGGDGGDAGMIAPVPAAYFHMPIGEKAHFGVSLTAPFGFKTDYDNGWVGRYSGLKTDMKAIDLGFAASYDVNPYVSFGASVFVEHLTIELSNQIDFGTALAQSRVPGFAPGSADGKLTVEGDNNAVGWTVGGLFSPDENTHIGISYRSKVEHKITGGDATFDVPQNAAAVLAVAQPGRFVSTSGKATLTLPASATLSVTHNVNDRWTVMGDVTRTAWSTAFDQVTIDFASAQPDSVLEFGYRDTTFVSLGTDYKLSDTVTLRGGIALDQTPTTNAHRDVRVPDTSRKWLSLGVGWTPSANTEYNFGYTHLFTKDPDVIIGGTTNNQGNSLNGKYKVRGDVLAASFNYKF; from the coding sequence ATGCATACCGCTTCCACTCTTGCCCGCGTCACCGCCCTGGCCGTCGGCATTGCCGGTGTCCTGGCCGTGGGCCACGTCCACGCTGCCGCCTTCCAGCTGAAGGAAAACAGCGCCAAGGGCCTCGGCCGCGCCTTCGCCGGTTCCGGCAGCGCCGCCGGCGACGCCTCGATCATGGCCGTCAACCCGGCCGGCATGCGCCAGCTCGAGGGCATGCAGGTCCAGGGCGACCTGAGCGCCATCAGCTTCTCGGCCAAGTTCAAGGGCACCGGCCGCAAGCCGACCGGCCAGCCGCAGACCGGCGGTGACGGCGGCGACGCCGGCATGATCGCCCCGGTTCCGGCCGCCTACTTCCATATGCCGATCGGCGAAAAGGCCCACTTCGGCGTCTCGCTGACCGCCCCGTTCGGCTTCAAGACCGATTACGACAATGGCTGGGTCGGCCGTTACAGCGGCCTGAAGACCGACATGAAGGCTATCGACCTGGGCTTCGCGGCTTCGTATGACGTCAACCCGTACGTGTCCTTCGGTGCGTCCGTGTTCGTCGAGCACCTGACCATCGAGCTGAGCAACCAGATCGACTTCGGCACCGCGCTGGCGCAGTCGCGCGTGCCGGGCTTTGCCCCGGGCAGCGCCGACGGCAAGTTGACCGTGGAAGGTGACAACAATGCCGTGGGCTGGACCGTCGGTGGCTTGTTCAGCCCCGATGAGAACACCCACATCGGCATCAGCTACCGTTCCAAGGTCGAGCACAAGATCACCGGCGGCGATGCCACCTTCGATGTGCCGCAGAACGCTGCTGCCGTGCTGGCCGTCGCCCAGCCGGGCCGCTTCGTGAGCACCTCGGGCAAGGCCACGCTGACCCTGCCGGCCTCGGCCACCCTGAGCGTCACCCACAACGTCAACGACCGCTGGACCGTGATGGGTGATGTCACCCGCACTGCCTGGTCGACCGCGTTCGACCAGGTCACCATCGACTTCGCGTCGGCGCAGCCTGATTCGGTGCTGGAATTCGGCTACCGCGATACGACCTTCGTCTCGCTGGGTACCGATTACAAGCTGAGCGACACGGTGACCCTGCGTGGCGGTATCGCGCTGGACCAGACCCCGACCACCAACGCTCACCGCGACGTGCGCGTGCCCGATACCAGCCGCAAGTGGCTGTCGCTGGGCGTGGGCTGGACCCCGTCGGCGAACACCGAATACAACTTCGGTTACACCCACCTGTTCACCAAGGATCCGGACGTGATCATCGGTGGCACCACCAACAACCAGGGCAACTCGCTCAACGGCAAGTACAAGGTCCGTGGCGACGTGCTGGCCGCGTCGTTCAACTACAAGTTCTGA
- a CDS encoding rhomboid family intramembrane serine protease, giving the protein MFVSTPSRKKAAYRWATPLLFAALWVAFLWSISRPDDARRSLWMDWGALSTGLTHPLDWWATLQDGSVLRLFTALFLHADWSHLLGNLVFLLIFGLPAERVLGPWRLMLLFLVGGAISNLTAIYTMGSPDQIIIGASGAVSALIGAYLALFPGARLGVVIPLGLFLEFVRAPAYLLIGVWAALQVVFAYIGPTFGMVAWWAHIAGFVFGLGYGVYVRAAIARRLRKRHGF; this is encoded by the coding sequence ATGTTCGTGTCGACCCCCTCCCGCAAGAAAGCCGCCTACCGCTGGGCCACCCCCCTGCTGTTCGCGGCGCTGTGGGTCGCGTTCCTGTGGTCGATCTCCCGGCCGGACGACGCCCGGCGCAGCCTGTGGATGGACTGGGGCGCGCTTTCCACCGGCCTGACCCACCCGCTGGACTGGTGGGCGACCCTGCAGGACGGCAGCGTGCTGCGGCTGTTCACCGCGCTGTTCCTGCATGCGGACTGGTCGCACCTGCTGGGCAACCTGGTGTTCCTGCTGATCTTCGGGCTGCCGGCCGAGCGCGTGCTGGGCCCATGGCGGCTGATGCTGCTGTTCCTGGTCGGCGGGGCGATCTCGAATCTGACCGCGATCTACACCATGGGCAGCCCGGACCAGATCATCATCGGGGCCAGCGGCGCGGTGTCGGCCCTGATCGGCGCCTATCTGGCGCTGTTCCCGGGCGCGCGGCTGGGCGTGGTGATTCCGCTGGGCCTGTTCCTGGAATTCGTGCGTGCGCCGGCCTATCTGCTGATCGGTGTCTGGGCGGCGCTGCAGGTGGTCTTCGCCTACATCGGCCCGACCTTCGGCATGGTCGCCTGGTGGGCCCACATCGCCGGCTTCGTGTTCGGGCTCGGCTATGGCGTGTATGTGCGTGCGGCGATCGCGCGGCGGCTGCGCAAGCGGCACGGGTTTTGA
- a CDS encoding S41 family peptidase, which produces MRVARSATLLLALLPAVSWAQQTAEAPARGADAATTEEAVTSRVPLEEIRRYVAVYNAVRAAYVDPVDDKKLMQSAIRGLLLDLDPHSTYFDKEDAEAFDEQANGAYDGIGVELQQQPDNSSLKVISPIDDTPAARAGILAGDLIIAIDGKPISAIEATEPLRGVAGTKVVLTLVREGKPKPFDVSVTRETIRVTSVRSRMLEPGYGYIRLSTFQADTGADFQKHVAQLQQQAGGKLKGLVLDLRSNPGGLLTAAVQVADDLLEKGNIVSTRGRISISDARFDATPGDLLKGAPVVVLADAGSASASEVLAGALRDNGRARVVGSRTFGKGSVQTVLPLDNGDSVKLTTARYFTPSGKSIQATGIIPDVLLQPEKRAGDDDLPASLTDYSEATLPGHLRGDEEGTEGYKAGDVLPGDGPINDALAELKQPGSVLARQKAEAAKKPAAKPSAAAVKPVEAKPADTKPAEQPAAAPATPAPAEPEAPASTAPIKP; this is translated from the coding sequence ATGCGCGTAGCCCGTTCCGCCACCTTGCTGCTGGCCCTGTTGCCCGCGGTGTCCTGGGCGCAGCAGACCGCCGAAGCGCCGGCACGCGGGGCCGATGCGGCCACCACGGAAGAAGCGGTGACCTCACGGGTTCCGTTGGAAGAGATCCGCCGCTATGTGGCCGTGTACAACGCGGTGCGCGCCGCCTACGTCGACCCGGTCGATGACAAGAAGCTCATGCAGTCCGCCATCCGTGGCCTGCTGCTGGATCTGGATCCGCACAGCACCTATTTCGACAAGGAAGACGCCGAAGCCTTCGATGAGCAGGCCAACGGCGCCTACGACGGCATCGGCGTGGAGCTGCAGCAGCAGCCCGACAACAGCAGCCTGAAAGTGATCTCGCCGATCGACGACACCCCGGCCGCACGCGCGGGCATCCTTGCTGGCGACCTGATCATCGCCATCGACGGCAAGCCGATCAGTGCGATCGAGGCTACCGAGCCGCTGCGCGGCGTGGCCGGCACCAAGGTCGTGCTGACCCTGGTGCGCGAAGGCAAGCCCAAGCCGTTCGATGTCAGCGTCACCCGCGAGACCATCCGCGTGACCAGCGTGCGCAGCCGGATGCTTGAACCCGGTTACGGCTACATCCGCCTGAGCACCTTCCAGGCCGACACCGGTGCCGATTTCCAGAAGCACGTTGCCCAGTTGCAGCAGCAGGCTGGTGGCAAGCTCAAGGGGCTGGTGCTGGACCTGCGCAGCAACCCGGGTGGCCTGCTGACCGCCGCGGTGCAGGTAGCCGACGACCTGCTCGAGAAGGGCAACATCGTCAGTACCCGTGGCCGCATCTCGATCAGCGATGCCCGTTTCGATGCAACGCCGGGCGATCTGCTCAAGGGCGCGCCGGTCGTGGTGCTGGCCGACGCCGGCTCGGCCAGTGCCTCCGAGGTGCTGGCCGGCGCCCTGCGCGACAACGGCCGCGCGCGCGTGGTCGGCAGCCGCACCTTCGGCAAGGGCTCGGTGCAGACCGTACTGCCGCTGGACAACGGGGACTCGGTGAAACTCACCACCGCGCGGTATTTCACGCCGAGCGGCAAGTCGATCCAGGCCACCGGCATCATTCCCGATGTGCTGCTGCAGCCGGAAAAGCGTGCTGGCGATGACGACCTGCCGGCCAGCCTGACCGACTACAGCGAAGCCACGCTGCCCGGGCACCTGCGCGGTGACGAGGAAGGCACCGAAGGCTACAAGGCCGGTGACGTGCTGCCGGGCGATGGTCCGATCAACGATGCCCTGGCCGAGTTGAAGCAACCGGGTTCGGTGCTGGCCAGGCAGAAGGCGGAGGCGGCGAAGAAGCCGGCGGCCAAGCCGTCAGCGGCAGCGGTCAAGCCAGTAGAGGCAAAGCCGGCAGATACGAAGCCAGCCGAACAGCCTGCGGCTGCACCGGCTACGCCCGCACCGGCCGAGCCGGAAGCTCCCGCCTCGACGGCACCGATCAAGCCCTGA